In Pseudomonas fluorescens, one genomic interval encodes:
- a CDS encoding LysE family translocator codes for MIPLQDLLIFAAAALLMVLTPGPNMIYLISRSICQGRKAGVTSLLGVVAGFFVHMFAAAAGLTAVFLAVPLAYEVLKWAGALYLLWLAWQAVRPGARSPFEAQQLPADSSRKLITMGFLTSALNPKIAVFYLSVFPQFISPEHGSVFTQSIILGLTQISVSFSVNLLIALFAAGIASWFVRNPTWLALQRYFMGFVLAALAVRLMLEQRRTA; via the coding sequence ATGATCCCGCTTCAAGACCTGCTGATCTTCGCCGCCGCCGCGCTGTTGATGGTACTGACGCCGGGGCCGAACATGATCTACCTGATCTCGCGTTCGATCTGTCAGGGACGCAAGGCCGGAGTCACCTCGTTGCTCGGTGTGGTCGCGGGATTTTTCGTACATATGTTTGCCGCGGCCGCCGGTTTGACCGCGGTATTTCTGGCGGTGCCGCTGGCTTATGAAGTGCTGAAGTGGGCCGGTGCGCTGTATCTGCTGTGGCTGGCCTGGCAAGCGGTCAGACCCGGTGCGCGCTCGCCGTTCGAAGCCCAGCAACTGCCGGCGGATTCGTCGCGCAAACTGATCACCATGGGCTTTCTCACCAGCGCCCTGAACCCGAAAATCGCCGTGTTCTACCTCTCGGTGTTTCCGCAATTCATCAGCCCTGAACACGGTTCGGTGTTTACCCAGAGCATCATTCTTGGTCTGACCCAGATCAGTGTCAGTTTCAGCGTCAATCTGCTGATCGCGCTGTTCGCGGCGGGCATCGCGTCGTGGTTCGTGCGCAATCCGACATGGCTGGCGCTGCAGCGTTATTTCATGGGTTTTGTACTCGCCGCTCTGGCGGTGCGCCTGATGCTTGAACAACGCAGGACCGCCTGA
- a CDS encoding NUDIX hydrolase yields the protein MTSASVVAPNLIRIAAALLLNAEGQTLLVRKRGTTAFMQPGGKIEAHELPVHALARELEEELGLQIEPAQACFLGQFSAPAANEPGFVVQAEIFQLTIDADVKPAAEIEEVIWIDPATDPAVVLAPLTRDLILPFYRSSLTALA from the coding sequence ATGACCTCTGCATCCGTTGTCGCTCCAAACCTCATCCGTATCGCCGCGGCGCTGTTGCTCAACGCCGAAGGCCAGACTCTGCTGGTGCGCAAGCGCGGCACCACGGCGTTCATGCAACCGGGCGGCAAGATCGAAGCCCATGAGTTGCCGGTGCACGCACTGGCCCGCGAGCTGGAAGAAGAGCTGGGCCTGCAGATCGAGCCGGCGCAGGCCTGCTTCCTTGGCCAGTTCTCGGCGCCGGCCGCCAACGAGCCGGGATTCGTCGTGCAAGCGGAGATTTTTCAGTTGACCATCGACGCCGATGTGAAGCCCGCGGCCGAAATCGAGGAAGTGATCTGGATTGATCCCGCCACTGATCCTGCTGTGGTTCTGGCGCCATTGACACGCGACCTGATCCTGCCGTTTTATCGCAGCTCACTGACGGCGCTCGCCTGA
- a CDS encoding HD domain-containing phosphohydrolase, with the protein MEEQSAPLPVHRPKVLLVDDEESILNSLRRLLRGQPYDVLLATSGAQALEMLEQQPVDLVMSDARMPNMDGASLLAHVRQRYPATVRIMLTGYADPSAIIKAINDGQIHRYISKPWNDEELLLILRQALEHQHSEQERLRLERLTQVQNDQLKLLNSTLEKHVAARTAELQQTADMLDLAYEELKHSYVTGTEVFSLLANLRLPPAKQTNRQIIELVRSYCKQHGLDEATSRDLTMAAALYNIGKLSWTDGMMTTPSDLLRHTDRERYRSYPKQSESLLMTLDPMKDAARLILHHQERWDGSGFPDRLKGEAIPLGSRLLKLAVDFVELQRGLILERHLNSDEALLYLRQYAGRLYDPELVEDFIQVCAAFLGDVTLADPSVKVLTTRDLAAGMILARNLNADNGMLLLNAGKVLSALLVEKLIAFEAMEGGKYKIFVKLPEEDETALKAQGE; encoded by the coding sequence ATGGAAGAGCAATCCGCCCCTTTGCCGGTACATCGACCCAAGGTGTTGCTGGTCGATGACGAGGAATCGATCCTCAACAGCCTGCGTCGTCTGCTGCGGGGACAACCCTATGACGTCCTGTTGGCGACCAGCGGTGCCCAAGCGCTGGAGATGCTGGAGCAGCAGCCCGTGGACCTGGTGATGAGCGATGCGCGCATGCCGAACATGGATGGCGCCTCGTTACTGGCGCATGTCCGCCAGCGCTATCCGGCAACCGTGCGCATCATGCTCACCGGTTATGCCGACCCGTCGGCAATCATCAAAGCGATCAACGACGGGCAGATTCACCGCTACATCAGCAAACCGTGGAATGACGAGGAGTTGCTGCTGATCCTGCGTCAAGCCCTCGAACATCAGCATTCCGAGCAGGAGCGCCTACGTCTGGAGCGCTTGACCCAGGTGCAGAACGACCAGCTCAAGCTGCTCAACAGCACCCTGGAAAAGCACGTGGCGGCGCGTACCGCCGAACTGCAGCAGACCGCCGACATGCTTGACCTGGCCTACGAAGAACTCAAACACAGCTATGTCACCGGCACCGAAGTGTTCTCGCTGCTGGCCAATCTGCGTCTGCCACCTGCCAAGCAGACCAATCGGCAGATCATCGAACTGGTGCGCAGCTACTGCAAACAGCACGGTCTGGACGAGGCCACCAGCCGCGATCTGACCATGGCCGCCGCGCTGTATAACATCGGCAAACTGAGCTGGACCGACGGTATGATGACCACGCCTTCGGATCTGCTGCGTCACACCGATCGCGAGCGTTATCGCAGCTATCCGAAGCAGAGCGAATCGCTGTTGATGACGCTGGACCCGATGAAGGACGCGGCGCGCCTGATCCTGCATCACCAGGAGCGCTGGGACGGCAGCGGTTTTCCTGACCGGCTCAAGGGCGAGGCGATTCCGTTGGGGTCGCGGTTGCTGAAACTGGCAGTGGATTTCGTCGAGTTGCAACGCGGCCTGATCCTCGAACGGCATTTGAACAGCGACGAAGCGTTGCTCTATCTGCGGCAGTACGCCGGGCGTTTGTATGATCCCGAGCTGGTCGAAGATTTCATTCAGGTGTGCGCGGCATTTCTGGGCGACGTCACCCTCGCCGACCCGTCGGTCAAGGTGCTGACCACCCGGGACCTGGCGGCAGGGATGATTCTGGCGCGTAATCTGAATGCCGATAACGGCATGCTGCTGCTCAACGCCGGCAAGGTGCTCAGCGCGCTGCTGGTGGAAAAGCTGATTGCCTTCGAAGCCATGGAGGGCGGCAAATACAAGATATTCGTCAAGCTGCCCGAGGAGGATGAAACCGCGCTCAAGGCTCAGGGGGAGTGA
- a CDS encoding GGDEF/EAL domain-containing response regulator, producing the protein MNQPTAQINRRVLIVDDSPSIHGDFAKILCPLVPADDGLGETENLLFGTPSATPSQHFELDSAFQGREALEKLEAALAENRPYAMAFIDMRMPPGWDGLETIERLWQVDPKLQVALCTAYSDYSWEDIDQRLALNDRLLILKKPFDAIEIRQMASALTVKWQMTEDAELKMNQLEQAVQERTRELSDANMIVQNSPTILYRLRGDPSFALMYISHNITRYGHVAADLLRSPNWAQELIHPDDQASVDAAMARVLDRHASGASIEFRLRTGQGTWRWVENRYIPVRDDDGRLLEVEGIILDITERRVAEEKLALLARSDGLTGLANRATLIERLHQAFAAARRGAAPFAVFYLDLDHFKRINDTLGHPVGDLLLQEVARRIKSGVRESDVVARLGGDEFAILQLDVGDPTQSAAMAANIRDTLLAPYNLAGNALHISVSIGISSYSELSLDADSLLGQADMALYRAKEMGRNQYHFHSEDISREVAERMTLVDELTSALQGNQLLLHYAPEIDLHSGRILGMEAQILWQHPRLGLLPASAFVPIAEKTGAIIPLGRWVLNHACHQMHLWRNDGVAPPVMAIKISLAQLKSGPELIYDVLRTTARWELAPWDLRFDVTEATLAQTKWTHNDALPRLRELGVAIAIDDFGTEYSSFDYLKTYRVNHLKLAQSFIASASQDVAGANALRAIVNFARDLDIGIIAEGQTPLNRPDVPRAEAPLPSAQGLYFSEAVSAEQAGRLLRDVPRAAPSPKEDEA; encoded by the coding sequence ATGAACCAGCCAACAGCGCAGATCAATCGCCGAGTGCTCATCGTCGACGACAGCCCGTCGATTCATGGCGATTTCGCCAAGATTCTCTGCCCGCTCGTCCCCGCTGACGACGGCCTGGGCGAAACCGAGAATCTGTTGTTTGGCACCCCATCCGCCACACCGTCCCAGCATTTCGAGCTGGACTCGGCCTTTCAGGGCCGCGAAGCGCTGGAAAAACTCGAAGCCGCGCTGGCTGAAAACCGCCCCTACGCCATGGCGTTCATCGACATGCGCATGCCGCCAGGCTGGGATGGCCTGGAGACCATCGAACGGCTGTGGCAAGTCGACCCCAAGCTGCAAGTCGCGCTGTGCACGGCGTATTCCGACTATTCCTGGGAAGACATCGACCAGCGTCTGGCACTCAATGACCGCTTGCTGATTCTGAAAAAGCCGTTCGACGCGATCGAGATCCGGCAGATGGCCAGCGCGCTCACGGTCAAATGGCAGATGACCGAAGACGCCGAGCTGAAAATGAACCAGCTGGAACAGGCGGTTCAGGAGCGCACCCGCGAGCTGTCCGACGCCAACATGATTGTGCAAAACAGCCCGACCATCCTGTACCGGCTGCGCGGCGATCCGTCGTTTGCCCTGATGTACATCTCCCACAACATCACCCGCTACGGCCATGTCGCCGCCGACCTGCTGCGCTCGCCCAACTGGGCGCAGGAACTGATTCACCCGGACGATCAGGCCAGCGTCGATGCCGCCATGGCGCGGGTGCTGGATCGGCATGCGTCGGGCGCGTCGATCGAATTTCGCCTGAGAACCGGCCAGGGCACCTGGCGCTGGGTGGAAAACCGCTACATCCCGGTGCGCGATGATGACGGCCGTCTGCTGGAAGTCGAAGGCATCATCCTCGACATCACCGAGCGCCGCGTGGCCGAGGAAAAACTGGCGTTGCTGGCGCGCTCCGACGGCCTCACAGGCCTGGCCAATCGCGCCACGCTGATCGAACGCCTGCATCAGGCCTTCGCCGCCGCTCGTCGGGGGGCCGCGCCGTTTGCGGTGTTTTATCTGGATCTTGACCACTTCAAACGGATCAACGACACCTTGGGCCACCCGGTGGGCGATCTGCTGCTGCAGGAAGTCGCCCGCCGCATCAAATCAGGCGTGCGCGAAAGCGACGTGGTGGCGCGCCTGGGCGGCGATGAATTCGCGATCCTGCAACTGGACGTCGGCGATCCGACCCAATCAGCCGCCATGGCGGCCAATATCCGCGACACGCTGCTGGCGCCCTACAACCTGGCCGGCAATGCGCTGCACATTTCGGTGAGCATCGGCATCAGCAGTTACAGCGAGCTCAGTCTCGACGCCGACAGCCTGCTGGGCCAGGCCGACATGGCGCTGTACCGCGCCAAGGAAATGGGGCGCAACCAGTATCACTTCCACTCCGAGGACATCTCGCGGGAAGTGGCCGAACGCATGACCCTGGTCGACGAATTGACCAGCGCCCTTCAGGGCAATCAACTGTTGCTGCATTACGCACCGGAGATTGACCTGCACAGCGGCAGGATTCTGGGCATGGAGGCGCAAATCCTCTGGCAACATCCGCGCCTCGGCCTGCTGCCGGCCTCCGCTTTCGTACCGATAGCGGAGAAAACCGGCGCGATCATTCCGCTCGGACGCTGGGTACTGAATCACGCCTGCCACCAGATGCACCTGTGGCGAAATGACGGGGTCGCCCCGCCGGTGATGGCGATCAAGATTTCCCTGGCACAGCTCAAGAGCGGCCCCGAACTGATCTATGACGTGCTGCGCACCACCGCACGCTGGGAACTCGCCCCCTGGGACCTGCGATTCGATGTCACCGAAGCCACGCTGGCCCAGACCAAATGGACCCACAACGATGCATTGCCACGCCTGCGTGAGCTGGGCGTGGCGATTGCCATCGATGATTTCGGCACCGAATATTCCTCGTTCGATTACCTGAAAACCTACCGGGTCAATCACCTCAAACTGGCCCAGAGCTTTATCGCCAGTGCGTCCCAGGATGTGGCCGGAGCCAACGCCCTGCGAGCGATCGTCAATTTCGCCCGGGATCTGGACATCGGCATCATCGCCGAAGGCCAGACACCCCTGAATCGACCCGATGTACCCCGTGCCGAAGCACCGCTGCCCAGCGCACAGGGGTTGTATTTCAGCGAAGCGGTCAGCGCCGAACAGGCGGGCCGGCTGCTCCGGGACGTGCCCCGCGCGGCGCCCTCCCCCAAGGAGGATGAGGCATGA
- a CDS encoding putative bifunctional diguanylate cyclase/phosphodiesterase, whose translation MKTAFPQTNRRILIIDDTPAIHEDFRKILAPQAQDDVDLHQLEQTLFGTRQSPHLTFQLDSAYQGQEALALVKQALSHGNPYALAFIDMRMPPGWDGLETIEQLWRVDPNLQVALCTAYSDYSWEAMAERLEFGDQLLILKKPFDSLEIRQMANALTWKWQLAQDAALKMLSLEQTIEARVHELLKVSHLLQYDSLTELPNSTLLGDRLSQAMAVCRRHDKQLVVMFLGLDRFKRINNALGHPAGDEMLKRTARQLLSCVRDSDSVFRYGSDEFVVILGDINHPQQTHGVAEKLLAAIRLPQTIAGHDVSVTASVGISVYPDDGLEATELIKKAETAMRNVKEHGPDSVGFFIEAMNQHAREQHSIESGIRRALHEHEFVLHYQPKIDLRSGTVVGAEALIRWQKPGHGWIYPAEFIPVAEDTGLIVPLSKWVLGEACRQTRAWQTAGLPPIRMSVNMSPIDFRQRDFVAGVERVLEQTGLAPDWLEIEITEGVLMQNVETTMVALNRLKALGTRLAIDDFGTGYSSLSYLRRFPIDVLKIDQSFIRGLCNDSNDAALVSAIISLGRSLGLNVIAEGIETAEQLAFLKAHDCEEGQGYFFSKALPADDFAHWLASAAPPPWTAR comes from the coding sequence ATGAAAACGGCCTTCCCCCAGACCAACCGGCGCATCCTGATCATCGATGACACGCCAGCGATTCATGAAGACTTTCGCAAGATTCTAGCCCCGCAGGCGCAGGACGACGTCGACTTGCATCAGTTGGAACAGACGCTGTTCGGTACCCGCCAATCGCCGCACCTGACCTTCCAGCTCGACTCCGCCTATCAGGGCCAGGAAGCCCTGGCCCTGGTCAAACAGGCGCTGAGCCATGGCAACCCGTATGCCCTCGCCTTCATCGACATGCGCATGCCACCGGGCTGGGATGGCCTGGAAACCATCGAGCAGCTATGGCGTGTCGATCCAAATCTGCAGGTTGCCCTGTGCACCGCGTACAGCGACTACAGCTGGGAAGCGATGGCCGAACGGCTGGAATTCGGCGACCAGTTGCTGATCCTGAAAAAGCCGTTCGACAGTCTGGAAATCCGCCAGATGGCCAACGCCCTGACCTGGAAATGGCAACTGGCGCAGGACGCGGCGCTGAAGATGCTCAGCCTTGAGCAGACCATCGAGGCGCGGGTTCACGAATTGCTCAAGGTCTCGCATCTGTTGCAATACGACAGCCTCACGGAGCTGCCCAACAGCACCCTGCTGGGTGATCGCCTGAGCCAGGCCATGGCTGTCTGCCGGCGCCATGACAAGCAACTGGTGGTGATGTTTCTCGGTCTGGATCGCTTCAAGCGCATCAACAACGCGTTGGGCCATCCAGCGGGCGATGAAATGCTCAAACGCACCGCCCGCCAACTGCTGTCATGCGTGCGTGATTCCGACTCTGTGTTTCGCTATGGCTCGGACGAGTTCGTGGTGATCCTCGGCGACATCAACCATCCCCAGCAAACCCACGGCGTCGCGGAAAAACTGCTGGCCGCCATTCGCCTGCCGCAGACGATAGCCGGGCATGACGTCAGCGTCACCGCCAGCGTCGGCATCAGCGTCTACCCCGATGACGGCCTCGAAGCCACCGAGCTGATCAAGAAAGCCGAGACGGCGATGCGCAACGTCAAGGAACACGGCCCTGACAGCGTTGGCTTCTTCATCGAAGCCATGAACCAGCACGCCCGCGAGCAGCACAGCATCGAGTCGGGCATTCGCCGCGCTCTGCACGAGCACGAGTTTGTCCTGCACTATCAGCCGAAAATCGACCTGCGCAGCGGCACCGTGGTCGGCGCCGAAGCGCTGATACGCTGGCAGAAACCGGGACACGGCTGGATCTACCCGGCGGAGTTCATTCCGGTGGCCGAAGACACGGGGCTGATCGTTCCCCTGAGCAAATGGGTACTGGGCGAAGCCTGTCGCCAGACCCGTGCCTGGCAAACAGCCGGTCTGCCGCCGATCCGCATGTCGGTGAACATGTCACCCATCGATTTTCGCCAGCGTGACTTCGTTGCGGGCGTCGAACGCGTGCTTGAGCAGACAGGCCTGGCCCCTGACTGGCTGGAGATCGAGATCACCGAAGGTGTGCTGATGCAGAACGTCGAAACAACGATGGTAGCGCTCAATCGTTTGAAGGCGCTGGGCACCCGCCTGGCCATCGATGACTTCGGCACCGGCTATTCCAGCCTGAGTTACCTGCGCCGGTTTCCGATTGATGTGCTGAAGATCGACCAGTCGTTCATTCGCGGTCTGTGCAACGACAGCAACGATGCGGCACTGGTCAGCGCCATCATCAGCTTGGGCAGGAGTCTGGGGCTCAACGTCATCGCCGAAGGCATCGAAACCGCCGAGCAACTGGCGTTCCTCAAGGCCCACGACTGCGAAGAAGGTCAGGGCTACTTTTTCAGCAAGGCACTGCCGGCTGACGACTTTGCGCACTGGCTGGCCAGCGCAGCCCCGCCACCGTGGACGGCGCGATGA
- a CDS encoding cytochrome-c peroxidase, translating into MNLFRPAMTLLCGLCAGASADPLDEPLKPLPAVPQQDARRVELGRRLFHEPRLSINNTLSCASCHQLDKNGADSRALSLGFDGKPVAVNTPTVFNASLNFRQFWDGRVETLEEQSNVVITSPHEMGSDWSTVVERIANDADYRRDFAATYPDGVTKTNIQQALASFERTLLTPNSRFDQYLLGNTDILTLDEKYGYQRFKEYGCISCHQGVNIGGNMFQKFGVFGDYIADRGNPTVADQGRFNVTRDEADREFFKVPSLRNVALTAPYFHDGSAPTLERAVDVMFQYQLGRTPTEDDKRLIVLFLKTLTGQREGKP; encoded by the coding sequence ATGAACCTGTTCCGTCCCGCCATGACACTGCTGTGCGGACTCTGCGCCGGGGCCAGTGCCGACCCGCTGGACGAGCCGCTCAAACCGTTGCCCGCCGTGCCACAGCAGGACGCCCGGCGCGTGGAACTGGGACGTCGGTTATTCCACGAGCCACGCTTGTCGATCAACAACACGCTGTCCTGTGCCAGTTGCCACCAACTGGACAAGAACGGTGCCGACAGCCGGGCGCTCTCGCTGGGGTTCGACGGCAAACCGGTGGCGGTCAACACACCGACCGTGTTCAACGCCAGCCTCAATTTCCGCCAGTTCTGGGACGGCCGCGTCGAGACGCTGGAAGAACAGAGCAATGTCGTCATCACCAGCCCCCATGAAATGGGCAGCGACTGGAGCACGGTCGTCGAGCGGATCGCCAACGACGCCGATTACCGCCGCGATTTCGCCGCCACCTACCCGGACGGCGTGACCAAGACCAACATCCAGCAGGCGCTGGCCAGTTTCGAACGTACCTTGCTGACCCCCAACTCACGCTTCGATCAGTACCTGCTGGGCAATACCGACATCCTCACGCTGGACGAAAAATACGGTTATCAGCGCTTCAAGGAGTACGGCTGTATCTCCTGTCACCAAGGGGTGAACATCGGCGGCAACATGTTCCAGAAGTTTGGCGTGTTCGGTGATTACATTGCCGATCGCGGCAACCCGACCGTGGCCGATCAGGGCCGCTTCAACGTCACTCGAGACGAAGCGGATCGTGAATTTTTCAAAGTGCCGAGCCTGCGCAACGTCGCGCTGACCGCACCGTATTTTCACGACGGGTCAGCGCCTACCCTCGAACGAGCCGTGGATGTGATGTTCCAGTATCAGTTGGGACGCACGCCGACCGAAGACGACAAACGGCTGATTGTTCTGTTTCTCAAGACCCTGACCGGCCAAAGGGAAGGCAAGCCATGA
- a CDS encoding DAHL domain-containing protein translates to MINISRRRSLLLLTLVVLALASILLFLYFKSSSDQTMTYTESRDLIRQIKQQNSLWENEILKARVALTHNYDPLVSPMNEMNRLWERFDAIESGHGRNDSTQWNEAYESFLQAMQEKTRLVEQFKSHNALLRNSLAFLPTAEDDIQQQLANLSDFDKSQLENITTDTYDLLLSALEFAQVTSDDRAADIEVGLNKLTVNAQRLPQAFQTPVKILSNHISLIAREQPLVNQLLESIENIPVAERLDNITTMLDRDQQRVDQVDRQYHFYLLLFSVLLMLSLVWLAIRLIGSFAEINRVNTALQTANDALEQRVEERTRELKNAQSELLDAARQAGMAEIATNVLHNVGNVLNSVNISSDLIARKLRSSKTQGLGKAMQLINEHPHDLGAFLSEDAKGKLLPGYLNQLVGAIAQEQQEMVDELNQMNKSVDHIKDIVATQQSYAGANSMTEPLFINELLEDALRMNAGALTRHHVTVVKEYAEVPQVMGDKHRLLLILINLISNAKYAMSDLSNRPRTMTLAVRIVDENFLEISVRDDGEGIAPENMTRIFAHGFTTRKEGHGFGLHSCALAAIEMNGHLTAHSDGPGKGALFTLQIPLISVTENA, encoded by the coding sequence ATGATCAACATTTCCCGTCGCCGTAGTCTGTTGTTGCTCACACTGGTCGTCCTCGCGTTGGCCTCGATCCTGCTGTTTCTGTACTTCAAGTCCAGCTCCGACCAGACCATGACATACACTGAGTCGCGGGATCTGATCCGGCAGATCAAACAGCAGAATTCGCTGTGGGAAAACGAGATCCTCAAGGCGCGGGTGGCGCTCACCCACAACTATGATCCGCTGGTGTCGCCGATGAACGAGATGAACCGGCTCTGGGAGCGCTTCGACGCCATAGAATCGGGGCATGGTCGAAACGATTCGACGCAGTGGAACGAGGCCTATGAGAGTTTCCTGCAAGCGATGCAGGAAAAAACCCGGCTGGTCGAACAGTTCAAATCGCACAACGCCTTGCTGCGCAACTCTCTGGCGTTTTTGCCCACCGCCGAAGACGACATTCAGCAACAACTGGCCAACCTGTCGGACTTCGATAAATCCCAGTTGGAGAACATCACCACCGATACCTACGACCTGCTGCTCAGTGCGCTGGAGTTTGCCCAGGTCACCTCCGATGACCGGGCCGCCGACATCGAGGTGGGTCTGAACAAACTGACCGTCAACGCACAGCGCCTGCCGCAGGCGTTTCAAACCCCGGTCAAAATCCTCAGCAACCACATCAGCCTGATCGCTCGCGAGCAGCCACTGGTCAATCAGTTGCTCGAAAGCATCGAAAACATTCCCGTCGCCGAACGCCTCGACAACATCACCACCATGCTCGATCGCGATCAACAGCGTGTCGATCAGGTCGACCGCCAATACCATTTCTACCTGCTGCTGTTCTCGGTGCTGCTGATGTTGTCGCTGGTGTGGCTGGCCATCCGCCTGATCGGCAGTTTCGCCGAGATCAATCGGGTCAATACGGCCCTGCAAACCGCCAACGATGCACTGGAGCAACGCGTCGAGGAGCGCACCCGGGAACTCAAGAACGCCCAGAGCGAGCTGCTCGACGCTGCACGTCAGGCCGGCATGGCGGAAATCGCCACCAACGTGCTGCACAACGTCGGCAACGTGCTCAACAGCGTGAACATTTCCAGCGATCTGATCGCGCGCAAGCTGCGCAGCAGCAAGACCCAGGGCCTGGGCAAGGCGATGCAACTGATCAACGAGCACCCGCACGACCTCGGCGCCTTTCTCAGCGAAGACGCCAAGGGCAAATTGCTCCCCGGTTATCTCAACCAGCTGGTCGGCGCGATTGCCCAGGAACAGCAGGAAATGGTCGACGAACTGAACCAGATGAACAAAAGCGTCGATCACATCAAGGACATCGTCGCCACCCAGCAATCCTATGCCGGCGCCAACAGCATGACCGAGCCGCTGTTTATCAACGAGCTGCTCGAAGATGCGCTGCGCATGAACGCCGGGGCCCTGACCCGGCATCACGTCACGGTGGTCAAGGAGTACGCCGAGGTGCCGCAGGTGATGGGCGACAAACACCGTTTGCTGTTGATCCTGATCAACCTCATCAGCAACGCCAAATACGCGATGTCTGACCTCAGCAACCGCCCCCGCACCATGACCCTGGCGGTAAGGATCGTCGATGAAAACTTCCTCGAAATCAGCGTCAGGGACGACGGCGAAGGCATCGCGCCGGAAAACATGACGCGGATCTTTGCCCACGGTTTCACCACCCGCAAGGAAGGTCATGGCTTCGGTCTGCACAGCTGCGCGCTGGCGGCCATCGAGATGAACGGGCACCTCACCGCGCACAGCGACGGACCGGGCAAAGGCGCGCTGTTCACCTTGCAGATCCCCCTGATCAGCGTCACGGAGAACGCATGA
- a CDS encoding ATP-binding protein, protein MSELSNRRILLIDDMPSIHEDFRKILAPPAAQSVELDEMEAALFGAQIRAERPPFELDSAYGGEEGLGKLMQALQEQRPYALAFVDMRMPDGWDGAKTIEHLWQQDPQLQVVVCTAYSDYSWDELLERLQAHDRLLILKKPFDNIEVQQMANTLLTKWQMTERASLQMHHLEHLVDQRTAQFKQASEELQREIDERKQLESQLVQSEKLASLGQMAAGVAHEINNPIGFISSNLGTLDGYFNQLLSVLDAWQTLGPTPDSESVARLEQLRKDADLDFLLEDIPVLIRESKEGIGRVGQIVKDLKDFSRVDTHQQWQWANLQQGIDSTLNIVASELKYKADVIKEYQPLPDIECLPSQINQVIMNLVVNAAQAMGPERGTITLRTGQQQDTAWVEVADTGAGIAPDILQKIFDPFFTTKPVGQGTGLGLSLSYGIVKKHGGDISVRSEPGVGTTFRIELPMRQSRPAA, encoded by the coding sequence ATGAGCGAGTTGTCGAACCGCCGCATTCTGCTGATCGACGATATGCCGTCGATTCATGAAGACTTCCGCAAGATCCTCGCGCCACCGGCAGCTCAGTCAGTGGAACTGGACGAGATGGAAGCTGCACTGTTTGGCGCTCAGATTCGCGCCGAACGTCCGCCGTTCGAGCTGGACTCGGCCTACGGCGGCGAGGAAGGTCTGGGCAAACTGATGCAGGCCTTGCAGGAACAACGCCCTTACGCGCTGGCCTTCGTCGACATGCGCATGCCCGACGGCTGGGACGGCGCGAAGACCATCGAACACCTGTGGCAGCAGGATCCGCAGTTGCAGGTGGTGGTGTGTACCGCCTACTCGGATTATTCCTGGGATGAACTGCTCGAACGTCTGCAGGCGCATGACCGGTTACTGATCCTGAAAAAACCGTTCGACAACATCGAAGTGCAGCAGATGGCCAACACCCTGCTGACCAAATGGCAGATGACCGAACGCGCCTCGTTGCAGATGCATCACCTGGAACATCTGGTGGATCAGCGTACCGCGCAGTTCAAGCAGGCCAGCGAAGAACTGCAGCGCGAAATAGATGAACGCAAGCAACTGGAAAGTCAGTTGGTGCAGTCGGAAAAGCTTGCGTCACTGGGGCAAATGGCGGCCGGAGTGGCCCATGAAATCAATAACCCGATCGGCTTCATCTCCTCCAACCTCGGCACCCTCGACGGCTACTTCAACCAATTGTTGAGCGTACTCGATGCCTGGCAGACGCTGGGCCCCACGCCGGACAGCGAATCCGTGGCCCGGCTTGAGCAACTGCGCAAAGACGCCGATCTTGATTTTCTGCTCGAAGACATCCCGGTGCTGATCCGCGAATCCAAGGAAGGCATTGGCCGGGTCGGACAGATCGTCAAGGATCTGAAGGATTTCTCCCGGGTCGATACCCATCAGCAATGGCAGTGGGCCAATCTGCAACAAGGCATCGACTCGACGCTGAACATCGTCGCCAGCGAACTCAAGTACAAGGCCGATGTGATCAAGGAATATCAGCCGCTGCCGGACATCGAGTGCCTGCCCTCGCAAATCAATCAGGTGATCATGAATCTGGTGGTCAACGCGGCGCAGGCCATGGGCCCCGAGCGCGGCACCATCACTCTGCGTACCGGGCAGCAGCAGGACACGGCCTGGGTGGAAGTCGCGGATACCGGCGCGGGGATCGCGCCGGACATCCTGCAGAAAATCTTCGATCCGTTTTTCACCACCAAACCGGTCGGTCAGGGCACCGGGCTGGGCCTGTCCCTGTCCTACGGCATCGTGAAAAAACACGGTGGAGACATTTCAGTCCGCAGCGAACCGGGCGTGGGCACAACCTTTCGCATCGAGTTACCGATGCGCCAGAGCCGACCCGCAGCCTGA